A region from the Benincasa hispida cultivar B227 chromosome 10, ASM972705v1, whole genome shotgun sequence genome encodes:
- the LOC120089156 gene encoding uncharacterized protein LOC120089156 — translation MKDSESTKEYSDKLIGIANKVRALGTNLSDNRLVQKILVSVPERYEATIASLENTKNLSKLKVIEMQGRAHVVVQQEEDQLFVATCFSSVTHCDGWLGDSGCTNDMTSDKELFKDLDKSFKSRVKIGNDEYLEVKGKGTVSIESCAGTKLITEVLFVPEIDQNLLSIGQLVEKGFKVLFEERKCLISDSNGNELFKIKMQYKSFSLDPLEEQIAFKCQVTTGCVSPTWMEGVSARCEVSIPKWSVRRRDLC, via the exons ATGAAGGATTCTGAGTCCACTAAAGAGTACTCAGATAAGTTGATTGGGATTGCTAACAAGGTAAGAGCATTAGGAACCAATTTATCTGACAATAGATTGGTTCAGAAGATTCTAGTTTCAGTACCTGAGAGATATGAAGCAACCATTGCTTCCTTAGAAAATACTAAAAACCTCTCAAAACTCAAGGTGATAGAAATG CAAGGAAGAGCACATGTTGTAGTACAGCAAGAAGAAGATCAACTCTTTGTGGCTACTTGTTTCTCATCAGTCACTCATTGTGATGGTTGGTTAGGTGATAGTGGGTGTACCAATGACATGACAAGTGACAAAGAGTTGTTCAAGGACCTTGACAAGTCATTCAAGTCAAGGGTGAAGATAGGAAACGATGAGTATCTAGAAGTAAAAGGGAAGGGCACAGTGTCAATAGAGAGCTGTGCTGGAACCAAGTTGATTACTGAAGTGTTGTTTGTCCCTGAAATTGATCAAAACTTGTTAAGCATTGGTCAATTAGTAGAGAAGGGATTCAAAGTGTTGTTTGAAGAAAGAAAGTGCCTCATTTCTGATTCCAATGGGAATGAGTTGTTCAAAATAAAGATGCAGTACAAGAGCTTCTCGTTGGATCCACTCGAGGAGCAGATAGCTTTCAAGTGTCAA GTTACTACTGGCTGTGTCAGCCCAACATGGATGGAAGGTGTATCAGCTAGATGTGAAGTCAGCATTCCTAAATGGAGTGTTAGAAGAAGAGATCTATGTTGA